One segment of Curtobacterium poinsettiae DNA contains the following:
- a CDS encoding TetR/AcrR family transcriptional regulator, whose protein sequence is MARSMDVDERRRTVSEAACRVLTRDGLGALSVRNVAAEAGLPPSTVRYTFPTQASVREHTIALVFDRTRERIDAIPADLTPTRRARRIVLELLPLDEERVIELEVYLALGNAALTDVALRPTLDRTVAAMRTWCEEVLGLLGVPADDREYEACRLHALLDGLAMQVVRLAPGESGDWAIDVLDRHLDGVTAG, encoded by the coding sequence GTGGCCAGGAGCATGGACGTCGACGAACGCCGCCGCACCGTGTCCGAGGCGGCGTGCCGGGTGCTCACCCGCGACGGCCTCGGAGCGCTGAGCGTGCGGAACGTCGCCGCCGAGGCGGGGCTGCCGCCGAGCACGGTCCGCTACACGTTCCCGACGCAGGCGAGCGTCCGCGAGCACACCATCGCCCTCGTGTTCGACCGGACGCGGGAGCGCATCGACGCCATCCCGGCTGACCTGACACCGACCCGACGGGCACGCCGGATCGTGCTCGAGCTGCTGCCCCTCGACGAGGAACGGGTCATCGAGCTCGAGGTCTACCTGGCACTCGGCAACGCCGCGCTCACCGACGTCGCGCTCCGGCCGACGCTCGACCGGACCGTCGCGGCGATGCGGACGTGGTGCGAGGAGGTCCTCGGGTTGCTCGGTGTGCCGGCGGACGACCGGGAGTACGAGGCCTGCCGTCTGCACGCGCTCCTGGACGGGCTCGCGATGCAGGTCGTCCGACTGGCCCCGGGGGAGTCCGGCGACTGGGCGATCGACGTGCTCGACCGACACCTGGACGGCGTCACCGCCGGCTGA
- a CDS encoding TIGR03943 family putative permease subunit, translated as MSSSDARSNAAAYLGLGSVLAAALCTLWLALVGHLDLYINPRYSVFTVVLAAVGVPASIAGLVATARGYGHTHGDEADEHHADGDAHRHDADAEAHQPRPGRGRVVRLALGGAAGVVTIGVTVAMLVLPPTTLSARTAQQRSVDSATLSNATGSESAVQLLGSEGVDTSEYGVKDWAALIRQTTDTTALVGKQVELTGFVVPGDDGSFTLTRFVISCCAVDAQPVGLGVVTGDGDGTVPDEGQWVTVRGALAANPDQSADARIVVKAAEITDIAQPEDPYEF; from the coding sequence ATGTCCTCGTCTGATGCACGCAGCAACGCGGCCGCCTACCTGGGTCTCGGGTCGGTGCTGGCCGCGGCCCTCTGCACGCTGTGGCTCGCGCTGGTCGGGCACCTCGACCTGTACATCAACCCGCGCTACTCGGTGTTCACGGTCGTGCTCGCCGCCGTCGGGGTGCCCGCGTCGATCGCCGGGCTGGTGGCCACGGCCCGCGGGTACGGCCACACGCACGGCGACGAAGCGGACGAACACCACGCCGACGGCGATGCCCACCGGCACGACGCCGACGCCGAAGCCCACCAGCCGCGCCCCGGGCGCGGTCGCGTCGTCCGCCTCGCCCTCGGCGGAGCCGCCGGCGTCGTCACGATCGGTGTCACCGTCGCGATGCTCGTCCTGCCCCCGACGACCCTGTCCGCCCGGACCGCCCAGCAGCGGAGCGTGGACTCCGCGACCCTGTCCAACGCGACCGGCTCGGAGTCGGCGGTGCAGCTGCTCGGCAGCGAGGGCGTCGACACGTCGGAGTACGGCGTCAAGGACTGGGCCGCGCTGATCCGGCAGACCACGGACACGACGGCCCTGGTCGGCAAGCAGGTCGAACTGACCGGCTTCGTGGTGCCGGGCGACGACGGGTCCTTCACCCTCACCCGCTTCGTGATCAGCTGCTGCGCCGTGGACGCGCAACCGGTCGGCCTCGGTGTCGTCACCGGCGACGGCGACGGGACCGTCCCCGACGAGGGGCAGTGGGTCACCGTCCGCGGAGCCCTGGCCGCCAACCCGGACCAGTCCGCCGACGCCCGCATCGTCGTCAAGGCCGCGGAGATCACCGACATCGCGCAGCCCGAGGACCCGTATGAGTTCTGA
- a CDS encoding glycerate kinase: MRIIVAPDSFKGTATAASIVAAVRDGWLTERPDDDVVLVPMADGGEGTLDAFATAVPGAVRVPVTVTGPGGTPVDTHWLRLPDGRAVVELAATSGLPLLDAPMPDTATSRGFGEAIAAALDAGATGLVLGIGGSASTDGGRPVLEALGLDSDGAGTDGLRELPPLGVTVLTDVTSPLLGPTGAAAVFGPQKGITPDRVASVDDRLATWAARFPDVDPDTPGAGAAGGVGFGLLVWGATLAGGAAAVAEVLGLPALLDGADVVVSGEGCFDGQSAVGKVPSVVRDLTAAHAPGARSMLVAGAIEAPLDDYAAAASLTVLATQTTGEPDDALADPLRFATIAGQRLARLV; encoded by the coding sequence GTGCGCATCATCGTGGCTCCGGACTCGTTCAAGGGCACCGCGACGGCGGCGTCGATCGTTGCGGCGGTCCGCGACGGTTGGCTGACCGAGCGGCCCGACGACGACGTGGTGCTCGTCCCGATGGCCGACGGCGGCGAGGGCACGCTCGACGCCTTCGCGACCGCCGTCCCCGGAGCCGTCCGGGTCCCCGTCACCGTCACCGGACCGGGCGGCACGCCGGTCGACACCCACTGGCTGCGGCTGCCCGACGGCCGCGCGGTCGTGGAGCTCGCGGCGACGAGCGGCCTCCCCCTGCTCGACGCACCGATGCCGGACACGGCGACGAGCCGCGGGTTCGGCGAAGCGATCGCCGCCGCGCTCGACGCCGGTGCCACGGGGCTCGTGCTCGGCATCGGGGGCAGCGCGTCCACCGACGGCGGGCGTCCGGTGCTCGAGGCGCTCGGACTCGACAGTGACGGAGCCGGCACCGACGGCCTCCGGGAACTCCCCCCGCTCGGCGTCACCGTGCTCACCGACGTGACCTCTCCCCTGCTCGGTCCGACCGGTGCCGCCGCGGTCTTCGGCCCGCAGAAGGGCATCACGCCCGACCGGGTGGCGTCCGTCGACGACCGGCTCGCCACCTGGGCCGCGCGGTTCCCCGACGTCGACCCGGACACCCCGGGCGCCGGAGCCGCCGGCGGTGTCGGGTTCGGCCTGCTGGTGTGGGGCGCCACGCTCGCCGGCGGGGCCGCGGCCGTCGCCGAGGTCCTCGGGCTCCCGGCACTGCTCGACGGAGCCGATGTGGTGGTCAGCGGCGAAGGGTGCTTCGACGGGCAGAGCGCCGTCGGCAAGGTGCCCTCGGTGGTCCGCGACCTGACCGCGGCGCACGCTCCCGGCGCCCGTTCGATGCTCGTCGCCGGCGCGATCGAGGCCCCGCTCGACGACTACGCGGCCGCCGCATCGCTCACCGTGCTCGCGACGCAGACCACCGGCGAGCCCGACGACGCCCTCGCCGACCCGCTGCGCTTCGCCACGATCGCGGGACAGCGGTTGGCCCGGCTCGTCTGA
- a CDS encoding CE1758 family FMN-dependent luciferase-like monooxygenase: MQFGIFTVSDVTTDPTTGTTPDDTQRVRDILTIAEHADQAGLDVFATGEHHNPPFVASSPTTLLAYLAAKTKDITLSTSTTLITTNDPVRIAEEYAMLQVVSDGRMDLMMGRGNTGPVYPWFGQDIRQGVNLAIENYALVRQLWENDVVDWQGKFRTPLQGFTSTPRPLDGVPPFVWHGSIRTPEIAEQAAYYGDGFFHNNIFWPIQHTEQMVGLYRQRFEHYGHGRADQAIVGLGGQFFARKNSQDAINEFRPYFDNAPVYGHGPSMEDFTAQTPLTVGSPQQVIDRYAAMKDHVGHYQRQLFLIDHAGLPLKTVLEQIDILATDIVPELRKLNDEGRPADVPSDPPSHAARAAAAMAAGTVGSDHVAAEDEWTGASV, from the coding sequence ATGCAGTTCGGCATCTTCACGGTCAGTGACGTCACGACCGACCCCACGACCGGCACCACGCCGGACGACACCCAGCGCGTCCGCGACATCCTGACGATCGCCGAGCACGCCGACCAGGCCGGGCTCGACGTCTTCGCGACCGGGGAGCACCACAACCCGCCGTTCGTGGCCTCGTCGCCGACGACGTTGCTCGCCTACCTGGCTGCGAAGACGAAGGACATCACCCTGTCCACGTCGACGACCTTGATCACCACGAACGACCCGGTGCGCATCGCCGAGGAGTACGCGATGCTCCAGGTGGTCTCCGACGGCCGCATGGACCTGATGATGGGTCGCGGCAACACCGGCCCGGTCTACCCGTGGTTCGGTCAGGACATCCGCCAGGGCGTCAACCTGGCGATCGAGAACTACGCGCTCGTTCGCCAGCTGTGGGAGAACGACGTCGTCGACTGGCAGGGCAAGTTCCGCACGCCGCTGCAGGGCTTCACCTCGACCCCGCGTCCGCTCGACGGGGTCCCGCCGTTCGTCTGGCACGGCTCGATCCGCACGCCGGAGATCGCCGAGCAGGCCGCCTACTACGGTGACGGCTTCTTCCACAACAACATCTTCTGGCCGATCCAGCACACCGAGCAGATGGTCGGCCTGTACCGCCAGCGCTTCGAGCACTACGGGCACGGCCGCGCCGACCAGGCGATCGTCGGGCTCGGCGGGCAGTTCTTCGCCCGGAAGAACTCGCAGGACGCGATCAACGAGTTCCGGCCCTACTTCGACAACGCCCCGGTCTACGGTCACGGCCCCTCGATGGAGGACTTCACCGCCCAGACCCCGCTCACCGTCGGCTCGCCGCAGCAGGTCATCGACCGGTACGCGGCGATGAAGGACCACGTCGGCCACTACCAGCGCCAGCTGTTCCTCATCGACCACGCCGGTCTGCCGCTCAAGACGGTGCTCGAGCAGATCGACATCCTGGCGACGGACATCGTGCCGGAGCTGCGCAAGCTGAACGACGAGGGTCGCCCCGCCGACGTGCCGTCGGACCCGCCGTCGCACGCGGCACGTGCCGCTGCCGCGATGGCGGCCGGCACGGTCGGCAGCGACCACGTCGCTGCCGAGGACGAGTGGACGGGCGCGTCCGTCTGA
- a CDS encoding NAD(P)-dependent alcohol dehydrogenase: MRTVNAYAAPSATEPLVKTTITRRDVGPNDVEIDIAYAGICHSDIHTVRGEWGPIQYPQVVGHEIVGHVSAVGENVTKHQVGDRVGVGCMVNSCGECENCVAGQEQYCLKGNIQTYAGVDPADGSITQGGYSQAVVVNEDFVLRVPESLDIEKVAPLLCAGITTYSPLHHWNAGPGTKVAVVGMGGLGHMAVKIAVALGAEVTVLSQTTSKQEDSLRYGAKAHYATKDPETFEKLANSFELIINTVSAKIPMGAYLGLLKVDGTLVNVGAPSEPLEVPAFALIPRRLSWAGSAIGGIQETQEMLDFCAEHGILPETELISADQINEAYERVLSSDVRYRFVIDAATLA, from the coding sequence TTGCGCACCGTCAACGCGTACGCGGCACCGTCAGCGACCGAGCCGCTCGTCAAGACCACCATCACCCGTCGTGACGTCGGCCCGAACGACGTCGAGATCGACATCGCCTACGCCGGCATCTGCCACTCGGACATCCACACCGTCCGCGGCGAGTGGGGCCCCATCCAGTACCCGCAGGTCGTCGGCCACGAGATCGTCGGACACGTCTCCGCCGTCGGTGAGAACGTCACCAAGCACCAGGTCGGCGACCGCGTCGGCGTCGGCTGCATGGTGAACTCCTGCGGCGAGTGCGAGAACTGCGTCGCCGGCCAGGAGCAGTACTGCCTCAAGGGCAACATCCAGACCTACGCGGGCGTCGACCCGGCCGACGGCTCGATCACCCAGGGCGGCTACTCGCAGGCCGTCGTGGTGAACGAGGACTTCGTCCTCCGGGTCCCCGAGTCGCTCGACATCGAGAAGGTCGCGCCGCTGCTCTGCGCCGGCATCACCACCTACTCGCCGCTGCACCACTGGAACGCCGGCCCGGGCACCAAGGTCGCCGTCGTCGGCATGGGCGGGCTCGGCCACATGGCCGTCAAGATCGCCGTCGCGCTCGGCGCCGAGGTCACCGTCCTGTCGCAGACCACCTCGAAGCAGGAGGACTCGCTCCGCTACGGCGCGAAGGCCCACTACGCGACGAAGGACCCGGAGACGTTCGAGAAGCTCGCGAACTCCTTCGAGCTCATCATCAACACCGTCTCGGCGAAGATCCCGATGGGCGCCTACCTCGGCCTGCTCAAGGTCGACGGCACGCTCGTCAACGTCGGCGCTCCGTCCGAGCCGCTCGAGGTCCCGGCCTTCGCGCTCATCCCGCGTCGGCTCAGCTGGGCTGGCTCCGCCATCGGCGGCATCCAGGAGACCCAGGAGATGCTCGACTTCTGCGCCGAGCACGGGATCCTGCCGGAGACCGAGCTCATCAGCGCCGACCAGATCAACGAGGCCTACGAGCGCGTGCTGTCCTCGGACGTGCGCTACCGCTTCGTGATCGACGCGGCCACGCTGGCGTAG
- a CDS encoding DMT family transporter produces MAWIVLFVSAALETVWATALGESDGFTQPRPTIVFAVTIVISLVAFGYVLKHIPISTAYAVWTGTGAALTVLWGMATGAEPVTVLRLLFIAGIVGCVVGLKLVPAHPAAEPAAPAHVARATASRG; encoded by the coding sequence GTGGCGTGGATCGTCCTGTTCGTCAGCGCCGCGCTCGAGACCGTCTGGGCCACCGCCCTCGGCGAGAGCGACGGTTTCACCCAGCCCCGACCGACCATCGTGTTCGCCGTCACGATCGTGATCAGCCTGGTCGCGTTCGGCTACGTCCTCAAGCACATCCCGATCAGCACGGCGTACGCGGTGTGGACCGGAACCGGCGCCGCCCTCACGGTGCTGTGGGGCATGGCCACCGGCGCGGAGCCCGTCACCGTCCTGCGCCTGCTGTTCATCGCCGGCATCGTCGGGTGCGTCGTCGGCCTCAAGCTCGTGCCGGCCCACCCCGCCGCGGAGCCCGCCGCCCCAGCCCATGTCGCGAGAGCGACAGCATCCCGCGGATGA
- a CDS encoding permease produces the protein MTTTTRPPQRTRSLTGPGLVLLAVVVLLGIRLFSPSIGSTGLPDVVQDFLTLAISVVVESLPFVVLGIVLSIVVEVWVPVGALEKVLPQNAFGRRAVISLIGMLFPVCECGNVPLARGLMMRGFTPAEAVTFLVAAPILNPLVIISTAQAFGWSGWILPVRIVGGFVIANLVGWIVAAHRRPADLLLPAFEARCRAAVGAPRGLHRWRQSAAQFGGETATMMPALFVGAGLAAAIQVAVPRSTLVAVGSNPVLSVAAMMLLAMTVSLCSNVDAFFALSFASTFLPGSITAFLIIGPIIDVKMIALLRTTFRVRFLVLLSVVCVLFAGAVGLVMNVLV, from the coding sequence GTGACGACGACCACGCGGCCGCCGCAGCGCACCCGGAGCCTCACCGGCCCCGGCCTGGTGCTGCTCGCCGTCGTCGTCCTGCTGGGCATCCGGCTGTTCTCGCCGAGCATCGGGTCGACCGGGCTGCCGGACGTCGTGCAGGACTTCCTCACGCTGGCGATCAGCGTCGTCGTCGAGTCCCTGCCGTTCGTGGTGCTCGGCATCGTGCTGTCGATCGTCGTCGAGGTCTGGGTGCCGGTCGGCGCGCTCGAGAAGGTCCTGCCGCAGAACGCCTTCGGCCGGCGCGCCGTGATCTCCCTGATCGGCATGCTGTTCCCGGTGTGCGAGTGCGGCAACGTCCCGCTCGCCCGCGGCCTGATGATGCGCGGGTTCACGCCGGCCGAAGCCGTCACGTTCCTGGTCGCGGCCCCGATCCTCAACCCGCTCGTCATCATCAGCACCGCGCAGGCGTTCGGCTGGTCCGGGTGGATCCTGCCGGTACGCATCGTCGGCGGGTTCGTCATCGCGAACCTCGTCGGCTGGATCGTCGCCGCGCACCGCCGTCCGGCCGACCTGCTGCTCCCCGCCTTCGAGGCCCGGTGCCGTGCGGCCGTCGGAGCGCCCCGCGGCCTGCACCGCTGGCGGCAGAGCGCCGCGCAGTTCGGCGGCGAGACGGCGACGATGATGCCGGCGCTGTTCGTCGGCGCCGGCCTCGCCGCGGCGATCCAGGTCGCCGTGCCCCGTTCGACCCTGGTGGCCGTCGGCTCGAACCCCGTGCTGTCCGTCGCGGCGATGATGCTGCTGGCGATGACGGTGTCGCTCTGCTCGAACGTCGACGCCTTCTTCGCGCTCTCGTTCGCGTCGACGTTCCTGCCCGGTTCGATCACGGCCTTCCTGATCATCGGGCCGATCATCGACGTCAAGATGATCGCCCTGCTGCGCACGACGTTCCGGGTCCGCTTCCTGGTGCTGCTGTCCGTCGTGTGCGTCCTGTTCGCCGGAGCCGTCGGGTTGGTGATGAATGTCCTCGTCTGA
- a CDS encoding FAD-dependent oxidoreductase, with product MSSSPGSPEHVAPVVVIGGGVVGAATAYALAARGERVLLVEQHARGHHLGSSHGATRIFRQGYADPEYVALTTRALALWEAFEAAAGEELIVRTGAVDHGRPEVVDAIAAALADAGISHESLSPDQAAARWPGIAFEGHVLTHPSAGRIRSDRTIEVFLTLAEATGLADLRFETRVTGLEDHGDDVTVTLSDGSAVRTASVVAAVGSWAPTLVGELLAGRGAGLPAIRVTQEQPAHFPSHLPDAAWPSFVHWADGDDVYGLLTPGEGVKVGFHGTGPVVDPDHRDFVPVPAEAERLQAYVARYVPGVDATKPEFISCLYDNSPDEDFVIDRVGPLTVATGFSGHGFKFAPLLGEMLADLATGGVPHPRFALPEPVPAT from the coding sequence ATGTCCTCCTCTCCCGGTTCCCCCGAACACGTGGCACCCGTGGTCGTCATCGGTGGCGGGGTCGTCGGTGCCGCGACCGCGTACGCGCTCGCCGCCCGCGGCGAGCGCGTCCTGCTCGTGGAACAGCACGCCCGCGGCCATCACCTCGGCTCCTCGCACGGTGCGACCCGGATCTTCCGGCAGGGCTACGCCGACCCGGAGTACGTCGCGCTGACCACGCGGGCACTGGCGCTGTGGGAAGCGTTCGAGGCCGCTGCCGGCGAAGAGCTCATCGTCCGCACGGGTGCCGTCGACCACGGCCGGCCCGAGGTCGTCGACGCGATCGCCGCCGCCCTCGCCGACGCGGGGATCTCCCACGAGTCGCTCTCGCCGGACCAGGCGGCGGCGCGCTGGCCCGGCATCGCGTTCGAGGGGCACGTGCTGACCCACCCGTCGGCAGGACGCATCCGCTCCGACCGGACGATCGAGGTGTTCCTCACGCTGGCCGAAGCGACCGGACTCGCGGACCTGCGCTTCGAGACCCGGGTCACCGGGCTCGAGGACCACGGTGACGACGTCACCGTGACGCTGTCCGACGGCAGCGCGGTCCGCACCGCGTCCGTGGTCGCCGCGGTGGGATCGTGGGCCCCCACGCTGGTCGGCGAGCTGCTCGCCGGACGCGGGGCGGGCCTCCCGGCCATCCGCGTCACCCAGGAGCAGCCGGCCCACTTCCCCAGCCACCTGCCGGACGCGGCCTGGCCGAGCTTCGTGCACTGGGCCGACGGCGACGACGTGTACGGGCTGCTGACGCCGGGTGAGGGCGTGAAGGTCGGGTTCCACGGCACCGGGCCCGTCGTCGACCCGGACCACCGGGACTTCGTGCCCGTGCCGGCCGAGGCCGAGCGACTGCAGGCGTACGTCGCGCGGTACGTGCCGGGGGTCGACGCGACGAAGCCTGAGTTCATCAGCTGCCTGTACGACAACTCCCCCGACGAGGACTTCGTCATCGACCGGGTCGGGCCACTGACCGTGGCGACGGGGTTCTCCGGGCACGGCTTCAAGTTCGCGCCACTGCTCGGCGAGATGCTCGCGGACCTCGCGACGGGTGGCGTGCCACACCCGCGCTTCGCCCTGCCGGAGCCGGTGCCCGCGACCTGA
- a CDS encoding DMT family transporter, whose protein sequence is MAWAILVLSGVLEAVWATALSASNGFKKVVPSIVFVAGMALSMVGLAFAMKSIPVGTAYAVWVGIGASLTVVVAILRRQEAASFARLALVFGLVACVIGLKVVS, encoded by the coding sequence ATGGCGTGGGCAATCCTCGTGCTCAGCGGCGTGCTCGAGGCCGTGTGGGCCACCGCCCTCAGCGCCTCGAACGGCTTCAAGAAGGTCGTCCCCTCGATCGTGTTCGTCGCCGGGATGGCCCTGAGCATGGTGGGGCTGGCGTTCGCGATGAAGAGCATCCCGGTCGGCACCGCCTACGCGGTCTGGGTCGGCATCGGGGCGTCCCTGACCGTGGTCGTCGCGATCCTGCGCCGGCAGGAGGCCGCGTCCTTCGCACGCCTCGCCCTGGTCTTCGGCCTGGTGGCGTGCGTCATCGGCCTCAAGGTGGTGAGCTGA